A portion of the Paenibacillus hamazuiensis genome contains these proteins:
- the nadB gene encoding L-aspartate oxidase, with translation MFPRYLVDFDLQRLPRVRTDVIVIGAGIAGLFTAIKVSDTKKVIMITKKSLLDSNTRYSQGGIAAVISDEDSPEYHMQDTLVAGAGLCDEQAVNVLVHEGPDGVKDLIRMGTQFDIENGELALTKEGAHSHRRILHAHGDATGAEIVRSLSERTKQDPNIELWDDHYVIDLITQDGECCGALVQKPDGQRVFVEADATILCSGGAGQLYRYTTNPEIATGDGIAIALRAGAEIRDVEFIQFHPTALCYPGAPRFLISEAVRGEGAILRNIKGERFMDKYHPQLELAPRDVVARAVLTEMEETKVSFVYIDITHETEELIKHRFPTIYEFCLLYGLDLTTDWIPVAPAAHYMMGGVKTDLHGETAVKRLFACGEVSSTGVHGANRLASNSLSEAIVFGRRIIERIAELPPLNRTPSELQVAVHRKESPQQAVVEKKLKLQKVMLRQAGMKRDAAGLQRGLDELERQSAFFEYALIKREEYEFANLLICAMLTTKAALLRRESRGGHFREDYPQRSDAWVKHIVYRLEEGHLEECIQDA, from the coding sequence ATGTTTCCTCGGTATTTGGTCGATTTCGATTTGCAGCGGCTTCCCCGCGTCCGGACGGATGTCATCGTCATCGGAGCCGGGATCGCAGGACTGTTCACCGCGATTAAGGTTAGCGATACGAAGAAAGTAATCATGATTACGAAGAAATCTCTGCTCGACAGCAATACCCGTTATTCGCAGGGAGGTATCGCGGCGGTCATCTCCGACGAAGATTCGCCGGAGTATCATATGCAGGACACCTTGGTGGCGGGTGCGGGACTTTGCGACGAACAAGCGGTCAATGTGCTCGTGCATGAGGGCCCCGACGGCGTCAAGGACCTGATTCGAATGGGGACGCAGTTCGACATCGAGAATGGCGAGCTGGCGCTGACCAAAGAAGGCGCTCACAGCCATCGCCGCATTTTGCATGCACATGGGGATGCGACGGGTGCAGAGATTGTGCGTTCGCTGTCGGAACGGACAAAACAGGATCCGAACATCGAGCTGTGGGACGACCATTATGTTATCGACTTGATTACTCAGGACGGGGAGTGCTGCGGGGCGCTCGTGCAGAAGCCGGACGGGCAGCGCGTGTTCGTGGAAGCGGATGCGACGATTCTATGTTCCGGAGGAGCAGGCCAACTGTACCGTTATACGACGAATCCCGAAATCGCCACAGGGGACGGCATCGCCATCGCGCTTCGCGCTGGTGCGGAAATCCGGGACGTCGAGTTCATTCAGTTCCATCCGACGGCATTGTGTTACCCAGGCGCACCGCGCTTTCTCATTTCCGAGGCTGTCCGTGGGGAAGGAGCGATTCTGCGGAACATCAAAGGCGAGCGATTTATGGATAAATATCATCCGCAGCTGGAGTTGGCCCCCCGCGATGTCGTCGCCCGCGCGGTCTTAACCGAGATGGAAGAAACAAAGGTCTCGTTCGTTTACATCGATATTACGCATGAAACCGAAGAACTGATCAAGCACCGGTTTCCTACAATCTACGAATTTTGCCTGCTCTACGGGCTTGATTTGACTACGGACTGGATTCCGGTCGCTCCTGCGGCGCATTATATGATGGGCGGCGTGAAAACGGACCTGCACGGGGAAACAGCCGTCAAGCGTCTGTTTGCTTGTGGCGAAGTATCCTCGACAGGCGTTCACGGCGCCAATCGGCTGGCGAGCAACTCGTTGTCGGAAGCGATCGTCTTCGGCCGCCGCATCATCGAACGGATCGCCGAGCTGCCGCCGCTGAACCGTACGCCGAGTGAATTGCAGGTTGCGGTTCACCGGAAGGAGTCGCCGCAGCAAGCGGTCGTCGAGAAAAAGCTCAAGCTGCAGAAAGTCATGCTTCGTCAAGCGGGTATGAAGCGCGACGCCGCCGGGCTGCAAAGAGGGCTGGACGAGCTCGAGCGGCAGTCGGCCTTCTTCGAATATGCTTTGATTAAGCGCGAGGAGTATGAATTTGCCAATTTGCTCATCTGTGCAATGCTAACTACGAAAGCGGCGCTGCTGCGCCGGGAAAGCCGCGGCGGCCATTTCCGCGAGGATTATCCGCAGCGAAGCGACGCCTGGGTGAAGCATATCGTCTACCGGCTGGAAGAAGGCCATTTGGAGGAGTGCATTCAAGATGCTTGA
- a CDS encoding NIPSNAP family protein, translated as MLYELRIYTMHEGRMEAILQRFRQHTLGIFERLEMKVYDFWIDQTGLPKLYYVMEYKDMEERQRLWGAFLQDPEWIEVKRRSEESGPIIEKIEGIFMNRADFFIR; from the coding sequence ATGCTTTACGAGTTGCGCATTTATACCATGCATGAGGGGAGAATGGAAGCGATTCTGCAACGTTTCCGCCAGCATACACTTGGTATTTTCGAGCGGTTGGAAATGAAGGTGTACGATTTCTGGATCGATCAGACGGGGCTTCCAAAGTTATATTACGTGATGGAATATAAGGATATGGAGGAACGGCAACGGCTGTGGGGGGCGTTTCTACAAGACCCGGAATGGATCGAGGTGAAACGCAGATCCGAGGAAAGCGGGCCCATAATTGAGAAGATTGAAGGAATATTTATGAATCGGGCCGATTTTTTTATACGATAG
- a CDS encoding NAD(P)H-dependent oxidoreductase, producing MYKEYVTREQRLIEDHDRIIFQYPLYWYSTPPLFKKWFDSVLLYGWAYGPDGSKTAGKEIGVAISTYGTHESYQPTGSNRFTLEEILRPYAVK from the coding sequence TTGTATAAGGAATACGTGACGCGGGAGCAACGACTGATCGAAGACCATGACCGGATTATTTTCCAATATCCGCTTTATTGGTACAGCACGCCGCCGCTGTTCAAGAAATGGTTCGATTCCGTCTTGCTCTACGGCTGGGCGTACGGACCGGACGGTTCGAAGACGGCGGGCAAAGAAATCGGCGTCGCCATCTCGACGTACGGCACACACGAGTCGTATCAGCCGACCGGATCCAATCGCTTCACGCTGGAAGAAATTCTGCGGCCTTACGCGGTGAAGTAG
- a CDS encoding NIPSNAP family protein produces the protein MLYELRIYHIHPGKMKAIQDRFRDHTIDLFAKHGMNVTQFWEDWDEGENRLYYLVEHEDMNMRNLNYDRFRNDPEWLEIRRISELDGPLVEKLESLFMKNAAFFTIKYMNSTRNGAYRHENNSDRNTPKHRVVKLESSLAE, from the coding sequence ATGTTATACGAACTGCGAATCTATCATATTCATCCCGGCAAGATGAAGGCGATCCAGGACCGGTTCCGTGACCACACCATTGATTTGTTCGCGAAGCACGGCATGAACGTGACGCAGTTCTGGGAAGACTGGGACGAAGGCGAGAATCGGCTGTATTATCTGGTCGAGCATGAAGATATGAACATGCGCAACCTGAACTACGATCGTTTCCGCAACGATCCGGAGTGGTTGGAGATTAGACGGATCTCCGAGCTTGACGGTCCGCTCGTGGAGAAGCTGGAAAGCCTATTTATGAAGAACGCGGCCTTTTTTACTATCAAGTATATGAATTCAACCAGGAATGGCGCATACCGGCATGAAAACAATAGTGATCGTAACACACCCAAACATCGAGTAGTCAAATTGGAATCAAGCCTGGCTGAATGA
- a CDS encoding helix-turn-helix domain-containing protein — protein MAGNQTERVWPEEMIRKLRQRPGPAGKAKLRQIDLSKRIGVETRTIQQWENGERLPSAHNLQLLIQLFVVEQKFLRGSERAEAQLLWETVRRFHDDRSGNNRMYPLFDEQWFEAILADASAGSVSNVHSGIRSEGSPVHRTDESPRNAASPYGTTNLPSRMSSFIGRLEQIGEIRQWLADSPLVTLAGPGGSGKTRLAYKVASDACLSYPDGVWLFELASAMDTLSALRTITSVLDVKEQKERPLIECLLDHIRNKCMLLVFDNCEHLIDFCSSLIERLLSASPRVDILATSQEPLNIGLERVWRIPPLTFPTDNELRDHIGHDAILSFESVQLFIERASAVSPTFRVTEEDVKIVGRICKRLEGIPLSIELAAARTNVLSIEQIDERLSDMFAVLTAGKRTAAPRHQSLRATLEWSFALLTEQERQLLRKLSAFTGGFELEAVEHICTDEESNPSLGQFDRQESLNLVASLYNKSFLSVDSSSSGPRRRYAMIEAIKQFGCEQWERHSTDEERERMIRRFVEYYCRFVERAERGFRSRDRDAAFVAIRREYANIRSALRIACDHPREVGAAIRMASCLYYYWLHEGTLQEGSAQLQTALTKHSQASVQEHVVKAKHGLSVLLWVMGDVEKAEDLARQSADEARKLGHPALLASQLRMLAQLASRSGLADEAIRLAEESVLHARDSGDDWSLASSLSSLSNILVVQQLWERAEPLLVESAMLFEKVKDDLELSGPLRALGYIALNRRKPREALALFKRSIAICQTYQGTWFLDRGVEGLVSSLCGLEEYRAAATLIGVSEKLRAKLGSAAQPQFQLIYEQAKRTCRLECGDEPFNEAIAIGRGMTREQAVSYALEV, from the coding sequence ATGGCGGGTAATCAAACGGAAAGGGTATGGCCGGAAGAGATGATTCGCAAACTGCGGCAGAGACCGGGCCCGGCCGGAAAGGCGAAGCTGCGGCAGATTGATTTGTCCAAGCGGATCGGGGTGGAGACCAGGACGATTCAGCAGTGGGAAAATGGTGAACGGCTGCCCAGTGCTCATAATCTGCAATTGCTGATTCAACTCTTTGTAGTTGAACAAAAATTTCTTCGCGGTTCCGAGCGCGCGGAGGCTCAGTTACTGTGGGAGACAGTCCGTCGATTCCATGACGACAGGTCAGGAAATAACCGGATGTATCCCCTCTTTGACGAACAATGGTTCGAGGCGATTCTCGCGGATGCTTCTGCAGGTAGCGTTTCTAACGTTCACTCCGGAATCCGATCGGAAGGTTCGCCGGTTCACAGGACCGATGAATCGCCGCGAAATGCAGCCTCGCCATACGGGACAACGAATCTACCAAGCAGAATGTCCTCGTTTATCGGCCGCCTCGAACAGATCGGGGAGATTCGGCAATGGCTTGCCGACTCCCCTCTCGTCACGCTTGCGGGTCCCGGGGGAAGCGGCAAGACGCGTCTGGCGTATAAGGTCGCCTCAGACGCCTGTCTTTCTTATCCCGACGGCGTCTGGCTGTTCGAGCTCGCATCGGCGATGGATACGCTCTCGGCGCTGAGAACCATCACGTCGGTATTGGACGTCAAGGAACAGAAGGAAAGGCCGCTCATCGAGTGCTTGCTCGACCATATCCGGAACAAATGCATGCTTCTCGTATTCGACAACTGCGAGCACTTGATCGATTTCTGTTCTTCTCTCATCGAGCGATTGTTGTCGGCCTCCCCTAGGGTCGACATTTTGGCTACCAGCCAGGAGCCTTTGAACATCGGCTTGGAGCGCGTATGGAGGATTCCGCCGCTCACTTTCCCCACGGATAACGAGCTGCGGGATCATATAGGTCATGATGCCATTCTTTCCTTCGAGTCCGTTCAGCTGTTTATCGAGCGCGCGAGCGCCGTATCACCCACATTCCGCGTTACGGAAGAGGACGTGAAGATCGTCGGACGGATCTGCAAACGCCTGGAGGGCATCCCGCTGTCCATAGAGCTGGCTGCCGCCCGGACGAACGTGCTTAGCATCGAGCAAATCGACGAGCGGCTGTCCGATATGTTCGCCGTCCTTACGGCTGGGAAGAGAACGGCCGCCCCCCGTCATCAATCGCTTCGGGCCACCCTGGAATGGAGCTTCGCCCTGCTTACGGAGCAAGAGCGGCAGCTGCTGCGGAAGCTGAGTGCTTTTACCGGGGGATTTGAGCTAGAAGCGGTCGAACATATATGCACGGATGAAGAATCAAACCCTTCCCTCGGACAGTTCGATCGTCAGGAATCCTTGAACTTGGTTGCTAGCCTATACAATAAATCGTTTCTATCTGTTGATTCGTCAAGCAGCGGACCTAGACGCAGATATGCGATGATCGAGGCAATTAAACAATTTGGATGCGAACAATGGGAGCGGCACTCCACCGATGAGGAACGCGAACGGATGATCCGTCGCTTCGTCGAGTACTACTGTCGGTTCGTAGAGAGAGCGGAACGGGGATTTCGCAGTCGAGACCGGGATGCCGCATTCGTTGCGATTCGGCGGGAATACGCCAACATTCGCTCCGCGCTGCGAATAGCCTGCGATCATCCGCGGGAGGTGGGAGCTGCAATACGAATGGCATCCTGCCTCTATTATTACTGGCTGCATGAAGGAACTTTGCAGGAAGGATCCGCGCAGCTTCAAACGGCTCTGACGAAGCACAGCCAAGCTTCCGTTCAAGAACACGTGGTTAAAGCGAAGCATGGTCTTAGCGTGTTGTTATGGGTCATGGGAGATGTCGAGAAAGCCGAAGATTTGGCCAGACAAAGCGCGGATGAAGCTCGCAAGCTCGGACATCCGGCGCTCCTGGCATCTCAGCTTCGCATGCTGGCTCAGCTGGCATCGCGTTCGGGCTTAGCAGACGAAGCGATCCGACTAGCGGAAGAAAGCGTGCTTCATGCCAGGGATTCAGGTGACGATTGGAGCCTCGCGTCATCCTTAAGCTCTCTGAGCAACATTCTGGTGGTGCAACAGCTTTGGGAACGGGCTGAACCCTTGCTGGTCGAAAGTGCCATGCTATTCGAGAAAGTAAAAGACGATTTGGAGTTGTCGGGACCTCTGCGGGCATTGGGATATATTGCTTTAAACCGGCGGAAGCCCAGAGAGGCGTTGGCACTCTTTAAGAGAAGCATCGCCATCTGTCAAACGTATCAGGGAACGTGGTTCCTCGATCGAGGAGTCGAGGGACTTGTAAGCTCGTTGTGCGGGCTGGAAGAATACCGGGCGGCCGCTACGCTTATCGGAGTCTCCGAGAAATTACGAGCGAAGCTTGGCTCCGCGGCTCAGCCCCAGTTTCAATTGATTTACGAACAGGCGAAACGAACCTGCAGACTAGAATGCGGCGATGAGCCGTTTAACGAGGCCATTGCGATTGGAAGAGGAATGACGAGAGAGCAGGCCGTTTCTTATGCGTTGGAGGTATAG
- a CDS encoding GNAT family N-acetyltransferase: MIDTVSYRILPATLAHVEDIAAFVLPTMEKLYPPGAFNPDPDDLKRFAEVYVKPPDACFYVARDNGGTIIGTAAVRPYDRRFPFMNEIFGSRAVCEVTKVYIDVHLRRQGVGSALYRTVESFARQAGYEMSYLHTSTYLPGGFPFWVSRGYQICYDETDLVKHLSKLL; the protein is encoded by the coding sequence TTGATCGATACAGTCTCATATCGCATACTGCCCGCAACATTGGCCCACGTGGAGGATATAGCGGCTTTCGTTCTTCCGACGATGGAAAAATTATATCCTCCGGGAGCTTTTAACCCAGACCCGGACGATTTGAAACGATTCGCAGAAGTCTATGTGAAGCCGCCGGATGCGTGCTTTTATGTAGCTCGCGATAACGGCGGCACCATCATCGGCACAGCAGCCGTCCGACCCTATGACCGCCGGTTCCCCTTCATGAATGAAATCTTCGGCTCCCGTGCCGTATGCGAGGTGACCAAGGTATATATCGACGTCCATCTGCGAAGACAGGGAGTCGGCTCCGCTCTGTATCGCACAGTGGAGTCCTTTGCACGGCAAGCGGGCTACGAAATGTCTTATCTGCACACGTCCACCTATTTGCCGGGAGGTTTTCCGTTCTGGGTATCCCGCGGGTATCAGATATGCTACGATGAAACGGATCTGGTCAAGCATTTGAGCAAACTTCTATAA
- a CDS encoding ABC transporter ATP-binding protein — protein sequence MKLLDVTNLSKSYVKERRLWGASQRFTALQRASFSLEPGECLGIVGESGSGKSTLGKLILGLEQPDEGAIRFQGADWLNGASGVRYKLRRDLQAVFQNSGDALNPRMTARQIVAEPLLNYERLTKREIERACLDGLEAVGLSAADADKLPHQFSGGQQQRLCIARALALRPKLIVLDEAVSSLDRMLQTQILELLRRLRSEHKLSYIFISHDLKATRYLADRLIVMDRGEIVERLDRISNIGSLSHPASKRLLEAQLPEHPSGRKRIAENDQNLQYREAIPI from the coding sequence ATGAAGCTATTGGATGTAACGAATCTAAGCAAATCTTACGTGAAGGAACGCAGACTATGGGGAGCTTCGCAACGGTTCACGGCGCTGCAGCGGGCATCGTTCAGCCTGGAGCCCGGAGAGTGCCTGGGCATCGTCGGAGAAAGCGGATCCGGTAAAAGCACGCTCGGCAAGCTCATTCTCGGGCTGGAGCAGCCGGACGAAGGTGCCATCCGGTTTCAAGGGGCGGATTGGCTGAACGGCGCCTCGGGTGTGAGATACAAGCTGCGCCGCGACCTGCAGGCCGTGTTCCAAAACAGCGGCGATGCGCTGAACCCGAGAATGACGGCCAGGCAAATCGTGGCCGAGCCGCTGCTGAATTACGAGCGCTTGACCAAGAGGGAGATTGAACGAGCCTGCCTGGATGGACTTGAAGCGGTAGGGCTGAGTGCGGCGGATGCAGACAAGCTGCCGCATCAATTCAGCGGGGGACAGCAGCAGCGGCTTTGCATCGCCCGCGCCTTGGCGCTCCGCCCCAAGCTGATCGTGCTGGACGAGGCCGTGAGCAGCCTCGACCGGATGCTGCAGACTCAAATCCTGGAGCTTCTTCGCCGGTTAAGGTCGGAACACAAGCTTTCGTATATATTCATCTCGCATGATCTCAAGGCCACCCGCTATTTGGCGGATCGTCTTATCGTGATGGATCGGGGAGAAATCGTCGAGCGATTGGATCGCATTTCGAATATTGGTTCCTTGTCCCATCCGGCATCAAAAAGGTTGCTGGAAGCGCAGCTGCCGGAGCATCCGTCCGGGCGAAAGCGAATTGCGGAGAACGACCAGAACCTTCAATATCGGGAAGCGATACCCATTTGA
- a CDS encoding ABC transporter ATP-binding protein → MSNPLHESILSVSDLSVDLRAETGTIRILDGIDLRVRSGSVLGIVGESGSGKSMTCMACMGLLPTGAAIASGSISLAGRELLALSLEERRLLRGTRLSMIMQNPMASFNPIRTVGEHFTETIRAHASIGRNDAREQAVDCLKRIGLPRPAELMKMYPYQLSGGMLQRVMIAIALSASPDVLFADEPTTALDLASQRHVLGELEQLCRSEGTALVIVTHDLGVIAELADEVSVMFQGRIVESSEVFQLFDRPQHPYTKVLLEKQIG, encoded by the coding sequence ATGAGCAATCCACTACATGAATCGATCCTTTCGGTATCCGATCTTTCCGTCGATCTTCGGGCAGAAACCGGGACTATACGGATTTTGGACGGCATCGATTTGCGCGTCCGATCCGGTTCCGTTTTGGGCATTGTGGGGGAGAGCGGAAGCGGCAAGTCGATGACCTGCATGGCTTGCATGGGGCTATTGCCTACGGGTGCTGCGATTGCAAGCGGCAGCATCTCGCTCGCAGGGCGCGAATTGCTCGCGCTCTCCTTGGAGGAGCGCCGTCTGCTTCGCGGAACCCGGTTATCGATGATCATGCAAAATCCAATGGCTTCGTTTAATCCGATTCGAACGGTCGGCGAGCATTTCACGGAAACGATCCGGGCACATGCCTCCATCGGACGCAATGATGCCAGGGAGCAGGCCGTAGATTGCCTGAAGCGGATTGGCCTGCCCCGACCAGCCGAGCTGATGAAGATGTACCCATATCAGCTGAGCGGGGGAATGCTTCAGCGCGTCATGATCGCGATAGCCCTATCGGCGAGCCCGGACGTCCTCTTCGCGGATGAGCCGACAACCGCGCTCGATCTGGCCAGCCAGCGCCATGTCCTCGGCGAGCTGGAGCAGCTGTGCAGATCGGAGGGAACAGCGCTTGTCATTGTCACTCACGACCTCGGGGTGATCGCCGAGCTGGCTGACGAGGTCTCAGTCATGTTTCAGGGCCGGATCGTTGAGTCGTCCGAGGTTTTCCAGCTATTTGACCGTCCGCAGCATCCTTACACGAAGGTGCTGCTTGAGAAGCAAATCGGGTGA
- a CDS encoding ABC transporter permease encodes MNTLTAHRYVIRRKRHVSVVIGCSLILLIIAAAGAAAPWIVPNDPNQIDLMNKFASFSARYPLGTDHLGRCTFSRLLMGIRTSLSISVMAMASTILIGALAGTITALKGGRLDAVFMRICDILLAFPTLVLAFAILGILGPGTGNLILALVLSQWVYYSRMVRSMVLKVKLKLYYQSAKVAGTRRWTLIWRHVLPGISAQLLVLATLEFGSVILEVTGLSFLGLGVQAPTAEWGMMMNEARQHLRQHPELMWLPGMAVTLVVGCSNVLGETLRDYFDPKEQ; translated from the coding sequence ATGAATACTTTAACCGCCCACCGATATGTCATTCGGCGAAAACGGCATGTTTCCGTCGTGATCGGATGCAGTCTGATCCTTTTGATTATTGCGGCAGCCGGTGCTGCGGCGCCTTGGATCGTGCCGAACGATCCGAATCAGATTGACCTGATGAACAAATTCGCCTCTTTTTCGGCCCGGTATCCTTTAGGAACCGATCACTTGGGCCGGTGCACGTTCTCCCGGCTGCTGATGGGAATACGCACCTCACTTTCCATCTCGGTGATGGCGATGGCGTCAACCATACTGATCGGCGCGCTCGCGGGCACGATAACGGCCCTCAAGGGAGGCAGGCTCGACGCCGTTTTTATGAGGATCTGCGATATCCTGCTGGCGTTCCCTACTCTTGTACTCGCCTTCGCCATATTGGGCATTCTCGGTCCCGGGACGGGGAATCTCATTCTTGCGTTGGTGCTCTCCCAGTGGGTCTACTATTCGCGAATGGTGCGAAGCATGGTGCTGAAAGTGAAGCTTAAGCTTTATTATCAATCGGCAAAGGTTGCCGGTACGAGGCGATGGACTCTTATCTGGCGTCACGTGCTTCCCGGCATATCGGCGCAGCTCCTCGTTCTCGCCACTCTCGAGTTCGGCTCGGTCATTCTTGAGGTTACCGGGTTGTCATTCCTGGGCCTGGGCGTGCAGGCTCCCACCGCGGAATGGGGGATGATGATGAACGAAGCGCGCCAGCACCTGCGCCAGCATCCCGAGCTGATGTGGCTTCCCGGTATGGCGGTTACCCTTGTGGTCGGCTGCAGTAATGTACTCGGGGAGACGTTAAGAGATTATTTCGATCCGAAGGAGCAGTAA
- the opp1B gene encoding nickel/cobalt ABC transporter permease: MIIYICKRLLGLPLIFLGISLLAFILVRLVPVEPAEVVLRMSNIPPTEEAIASMRQELGTDRPLPVQYAAWLWKALQFDFGKSFVGKKPVWDDIQEKFPSTLLLAGSAILLSLLVSLPLGVLTAIFKGGWIDHLSRVLSLIGTSMPRYWLAFLLVYAFSVKLDWFPIQGRGSWQHLVLPTVTLSVANIAMFSRLLRSTMLENMKEDYVLYARVRGLRETEIVLRHVLPNSLLPLITSVGVSFGHLLGGTVIVEQIFSWPGLGRFLIESILNRDYPVIQCYVLLMAVVFVLTNLAADVFSRMLDPRLQQKEGANGG; the protein is encoded by the coding sequence ATGATCATCTACATTTGCAAACGGCTTCTTGGGCTTCCGCTTATCTTTCTCGGCATTTCTCTGCTCGCTTTTATTCTCGTCCGGCTCGTTCCCGTGGAGCCGGCCGAGGTCGTTCTGCGAATGTCCAACATTCCGCCCACCGAGGAAGCGATCGCCTCGATGCGTCAGGAGCTCGGCACCGATCGGCCTCTCCCGGTTCAGTATGCCGCTTGGCTATGGAAAGCGCTGCAATTCGATTTCGGCAAGTCCTTCGTCGGCAAGAAGCCGGTATGGGATGACATTCAAGAGAAGTTCCCTTCGACTCTACTGCTGGCAGGATCGGCCATCTTATTGTCGCTGCTCGTCAGTCTGCCGCTTGGTGTACTGACTGCCATCTTCAAGGGCGGGTGGATCGATCACTTGAGCCGCGTGCTATCGCTCATTGGCACTTCGATGCCTCGTTATTGGCTGGCCTTTCTGCTCGTTTATGCGTTCTCGGTGAAGCTGGACTGGTTTCCGATCCAGGGAAGGGGCAGCTGGCAGCACCTCGTGCTTCCAACAGTTACATTGTCGGTAGCCAACATCGCAATGTTCTCGCGCCTGCTCCGCTCCACGATGCTGGAGAACATGAAGGAAGATTACGTCCTCTACGCACGGGTTCGAGGACTTCGCGAGACGGAGATTGTGCTTCGCCACGTTCTGCCGAATTCCTTGCTCCCGCTGATCACTTCGGTCGGAGTCAGCTTCGGTCATTTGCTCGGCGGAACGGTGATCGTGGAGCAAATTTTCAGCTGGCCCGGACTTGGAAGGTTTCTTATTGAATCGATACTAAACCGGGATTATCCGGTTATTCAGTGTTATGTGCTGCTCATGGCCGTCGTGTTTGTCCTTACGAATCTGGCGGCCGACGTGTTCAGCCGGATGCTTGATCCCCGGCTGCAGCAGAAGGAAGGGGCTAACGGAGGATGA